A window from Chelmon rostratus isolate fCheRos1 chromosome 13, fCheRos1.pri, whole genome shotgun sequence encodes these proteins:
- the LOC121615820 gene encoding LIM and senescent cell antigen-like-containing domain protein 1 isoform X4 codes for MSVEMNGRTLPPSIPEDGEALDHVHHGEMNGYHMRLRGDDGVEAEVPVSKSQRRKSDVKVYKEFCDFYARFNMANALANAMCERCKSGFAPAEKIVNSNGELYHEQCFVCAQCFQQFPEGLFYEFEGRKYCEHDFQMLFAPCCHQCGEFIIGRVIKAMNNSWHPDCFCCDICQAVLADVGFVKNAGRHLCRPCHNREKARGLGKYICQKCHAIIEEQPLLFKNDPYHPDHFNCNNCGKELTADARELKGELYCLPCHDKMGVPICGACRRPIEGRVVNAMGKQWHVEHFVCAKCEKPFLGHRHYERKGLAYCETHYNQLFGDVCYHCNRVIEGDVVSALNKAWCVNCFACSTCNTKLTLKDKFVEVDLKPVCKHCYERLPDDMKRRLAKRERDTKEKKKKTLIPMCL; via the exons ATGAGTGTGGAGATGAATGGTCGTACCCTGCCGCCGTCAATACCTGAGGATGGAGAAGCCTTGGACCATGTTCATCACGGAGAGATGAACGGTTACCACATGAGGCTTCGGGGCGATGACGGGGTCGAGGCTGAGGTCCCGGTGTCGAAGTCCCAGAGACGAAAGAGCGATGTCAAAGTCTATAAGGAGTTTTGTGATTTCTATGCTCGCTT CAACATGGCCAATGCTCTGGCCAATGCCATGTGCGAGCGCTGCAAGAGTGGCTTTGCCCCGGCCGAGAAGATAGTGAACAGCAACGGGGAACTTTACCACGAGCAGTGCTTTGTGTGCGCCCAGTGTTTCCAACAGTTCCCAGAAGGACTCTTCTATGAG TTTGAAGGCAGGAAATACTGTGAACATGACTTCCAGATGCTGTTTGCTCCCTGCTGCCACCAGTGTG GTGAGTTCATCATCGGCCGAGTGATCAAGGCTATGAACAACAGTTGGCATCCagactgtttctgctgtgataTCTGCCAGGCTGTGCTTGCTGATGTTGGATTTGTTAAGAATGCTGGAAG GCACCTGTGTCGTCCATGCCACAACAGAGAGAAAGCTCGTGGCCTCGGCAAGTACATCTGTCAGAAGTGTCACGCCATTATTGAGGAGCAGCCTCTGCTGTTCAAGAATGACCCCTACCACCCTGATCACTTCAACTGCAACAACTGCGg gaagGAGCTGACTGCTGATGCCAGAGAGCTGAAGGGGGAGCTCTACTGCCTGCCCTGTCATGACAAGATGGGCGTCCCCATCTGCGGGGCCTGCAGGAGACCCATCGAGGGCCGCGTGGTTAATGCCATGGGCAAGCAGTGGCATGTGGAG cattttgtgtgtgctAAGTGTGAGAAACCCTTCCTGGGACACCGTCACTACGAACGCAAGGGCCTGGCCTACTGTGAAACACACTATAACCAG CTGTTTGGAGACGTTTGCTACCACTGCAATCGTGTTATCGAAGGAGATG TGGTGTCTGCCCTCAACAAGGCTTGGTGTGTTAACTGTTTTGCCTGCTCTACCTGCAACACCAAGCTCACTCTCAA GGATAAGTTTGTGGAGGTGGATCTGAAGCCGGTGTGTAAGCATTGCTATGAACGCCTGCCGGACGACATGAAACGCCGGCTGGCCAAGCGTGAACGCGAcacaaaagagaagaagaagaaaacattgaTACCCATGTGTCTGTga
- the LOC121615820 gene encoding LIM and senescent cell antigen-like-containing domain protein 1 isoform X1: protein MSVEMNGRTLPPSIPEDGEALDHVHHGEMNGYHMRLRGDDGVEAEVPVSKSQRRKSDVKVYKEFCDFYARFNMANALANAMCERCKSGFAPAEKIVNSNGELYHEQCFVCAQCFQQFPEGLFYEFEGRKYCEHDFQMLFAPCCHQCGEFIIGRVIKAMNNSWHPDCFCCDICQAVLADVGFVKNAGRHLCRPCHNREKARGLGKYICQKCHAIIEEQPLLFKNDPYHPDHFNCNNCGKELTADARELKGELYCLPCHDKMGVPICGACRRPIEGRVVNAMGKQWHVEHFVCAKCEKPFLGHRHYERKGLAYCETHYNQLFGDVCYHCNRVIEGDVVSALNKAWCVNCFACSTCNTKLTLKNKFVEFDMKPVCKKCYEKFPLELKKRLKKLSETVARK from the exons ATGAGTGTGGAGATGAATGGTCGTACCCTGCCGCCGTCAATACCTGAGGATGGAGAAGCCTTGGACCATGTTCATCACGGAGAGATGAACGGTTACCACATGAGGCTTCGGGGCGATGACGGGGTCGAGGCTGAGGTCCCGGTGTCGAAGTCCCAGAGACGAAAGAGCGATGTCAAAGTCTATAAGGAGTTTTGTGATTTCTATGCTCGCTT CAACATGGCCAATGCTCTGGCCAATGCCATGTGCGAGCGCTGCAAGAGTGGCTTTGCCCCGGCCGAGAAGATAGTGAACAGCAACGGGGAACTTTACCACGAGCAGTGCTTTGTGTGCGCCCAGTGTTTCCAACAGTTCCCAGAAGGACTCTTCTATGAG TTTGAAGGCAGGAAATACTGTGAACATGACTTCCAGATGCTGTTTGCTCCCTGCTGCCACCAGTGTG GTGAGTTCATCATCGGCCGAGTGATCAAGGCTATGAACAACAGTTGGCATCCagactgtttctgctgtgataTCTGCCAGGCTGTGCTTGCTGATGTTGGATTTGTTAAGAATGCTGGAAG GCACCTGTGTCGTCCATGCCACAACAGAGAGAAAGCTCGTGGCCTCGGCAAGTACATCTGTCAGAAGTGTCACGCCATTATTGAGGAGCAGCCTCTGCTGTTCAAGAATGACCCCTACCACCCTGATCACTTCAACTGCAACAACTGCGg gaagGAGCTGACTGCTGATGCCAGAGAGCTGAAGGGGGAGCTCTACTGCCTGCCCTGTCATGACAAGATGGGCGTCCCCATCTGCGGGGCCTGCAGGAGACCCATCGAGGGCCGCGTGGTTAATGCCATGGGCAAGCAGTGGCATGTGGAG cattttgtgtgtgctAAGTGTGAGAAACCCTTCCTGGGACACCGTCACTACGAACGCAAGGGCCTGGCCTACTGTGAAACACACTATAACCAG CTGTTTGGAGACGTTTGCTACCACTGCAATCGTGTTATCGAAGGAGATG TGGTGTCTGCCCTCAACAAGGCTTGGTGTGTTAACTGTTTTGCCTGCTCTACCTGCAACACCAAGCTCACTCTCAA GAACAAGTTTGTGGAGTTTGACATGAAGCCGGTGTGTAAGAAGTGCTACGAGAAATTCCCCctggagctgaagaagaggcTGAAGAAGCTGTCTGAAACTGTTGCACGGaagtaa
- the LOC121615820 gene encoding LIM and senescent cell antigen-like-containing domain protein 1 isoform X3 gives MMLGITEMTNGNMANALANAMCERCKSGFAPAEKIVNSNGELYHEQCFVCAQCFQQFPEGLFYEFEGRKYCEHDFQMLFAPCCHQCGEFIIGRVIKAMNNSWHPDCFCCDICQAVLADVGFVKNAGRHLCRPCHNREKARGLGKYICQKCHAIIEEQPLLFKNDPYHPDHFNCNNCGKELTADARELKGELYCLPCHDKMGVPICGACRRPIEGRVVNAMGKQWHVEHFVCAKCEKPFLGHRHYERKGLAYCETHYNQLFGDVCYHCNRVIEGDVVSALNKAWCVNCFACSTCNTKLTLKNKFVEFDMKPVCKKCYEKFPLELKKRLKKLSETVARK, from the exons CAACATGGCCAATGCTCTGGCCAATGCCATGTGCGAGCGCTGCAAGAGTGGCTTTGCCCCGGCCGAGAAGATAGTGAACAGCAACGGGGAACTTTACCACGAGCAGTGCTTTGTGTGCGCCCAGTGTTTCCAACAGTTCCCAGAAGGACTCTTCTATGAG TTTGAAGGCAGGAAATACTGTGAACATGACTTCCAGATGCTGTTTGCTCCCTGCTGCCACCAGTGTG GTGAGTTCATCATCGGCCGAGTGATCAAGGCTATGAACAACAGTTGGCATCCagactgtttctgctgtgataTCTGCCAGGCTGTGCTTGCTGATGTTGGATTTGTTAAGAATGCTGGAAG GCACCTGTGTCGTCCATGCCACAACAGAGAGAAAGCTCGTGGCCTCGGCAAGTACATCTGTCAGAAGTGTCACGCCATTATTGAGGAGCAGCCTCTGCTGTTCAAGAATGACCCCTACCACCCTGATCACTTCAACTGCAACAACTGCGg gaagGAGCTGACTGCTGATGCCAGAGAGCTGAAGGGGGAGCTCTACTGCCTGCCCTGTCATGACAAGATGGGCGTCCCCATCTGCGGGGCCTGCAGGAGACCCATCGAGGGCCGCGTGGTTAATGCCATGGGCAAGCAGTGGCATGTGGAG cattttgtgtgtgctAAGTGTGAGAAACCCTTCCTGGGACACCGTCACTACGAACGCAAGGGCCTGGCCTACTGTGAAACACACTATAACCAG CTGTTTGGAGACGTTTGCTACCACTGCAATCGTGTTATCGAAGGAGATG TGGTGTCTGCCCTCAACAAGGCTTGGTGTGTTAACTGTTTTGCCTGCTCTACCTGCAACACCAAGCTCACTCTCAA GAACAAGTTTGTGGAGTTTGACATGAAGCCGGTGTGTAAGAAGTGCTACGAGAAATTCCCCctggagctgaagaagaggcTGAAGAAGCTGTCTGAAACTGTTGCACGGaagtaa
- the LOC121615820 gene encoding LIM and senescent cell antigen-like-containing domain protein 1 isoform X2 — translation MNSLRLKELSNSDLYRRRQERPDSYGSLAGDSFSNMANALANAMCERCKSGFAPAEKIVNSNGELYHEQCFVCAQCFQQFPEGLFYEFEGRKYCEHDFQMLFAPCCHQCGEFIIGRVIKAMNNSWHPDCFCCDICQAVLADVGFVKNAGRHLCRPCHNREKARGLGKYICQKCHAIIEEQPLLFKNDPYHPDHFNCNNCGKELTADARELKGELYCLPCHDKMGVPICGACRRPIEGRVVNAMGKQWHVEHFVCAKCEKPFLGHRHYERKGLAYCETHYNQLFGDVCYHCNRVIEGDVVSALNKAWCVNCFACSTCNTKLTLKNKFVEFDMKPVCKKCYEKFPLELKKRLKKLSETVARK, via the exons CAACATGGCCAATGCTCTGGCCAATGCCATGTGCGAGCGCTGCAAGAGTGGCTTTGCCCCGGCCGAGAAGATAGTGAACAGCAACGGGGAACTTTACCACGAGCAGTGCTTTGTGTGCGCCCAGTGTTTCCAACAGTTCCCAGAAGGACTCTTCTATGAG TTTGAAGGCAGGAAATACTGTGAACATGACTTCCAGATGCTGTTTGCTCCCTGCTGCCACCAGTGTG GTGAGTTCATCATCGGCCGAGTGATCAAGGCTATGAACAACAGTTGGCATCCagactgtttctgctgtgataTCTGCCAGGCTGTGCTTGCTGATGTTGGATTTGTTAAGAATGCTGGAAG GCACCTGTGTCGTCCATGCCACAACAGAGAGAAAGCTCGTGGCCTCGGCAAGTACATCTGTCAGAAGTGTCACGCCATTATTGAGGAGCAGCCTCTGCTGTTCAAGAATGACCCCTACCACCCTGATCACTTCAACTGCAACAACTGCGg gaagGAGCTGACTGCTGATGCCAGAGAGCTGAAGGGGGAGCTCTACTGCCTGCCCTGTCATGACAAGATGGGCGTCCCCATCTGCGGGGCCTGCAGGAGACCCATCGAGGGCCGCGTGGTTAATGCCATGGGCAAGCAGTGGCATGTGGAG cattttgtgtgtgctAAGTGTGAGAAACCCTTCCTGGGACACCGTCACTACGAACGCAAGGGCCTGGCCTACTGTGAAACACACTATAACCAG CTGTTTGGAGACGTTTGCTACCACTGCAATCGTGTTATCGAAGGAGATG TGGTGTCTGCCCTCAACAAGGCTTGGTGTGTTAACTGTTTTGCCTGCTCTACCTGCAACACCAAGCTCACTCTCAA GAACAAGTTTGTGGAGTTTGACATGAAGCCGGTGTGTAAGAAGTGCTACGAGAAATTCCCCctggagctgaagaagaggcTGAAGAAGCTGTCTGAAACTGTTGCACGGaagtaa